CGTTGAACACGTCCGAGCCGAACAGCTCCGTTACATCATAAGTTTTCTCTGCCATTTACCTTTTCCTCCTACTTTCGTTAGATGTTCTTTGAAAAATAAGAAAAGGACGCTTTGATCCCTCAAAACGTCCTCGTTTCTGATTACAGTTATTATAATACACTATGTCGGCTGATTTGTCAATATGTCATTTTGCACAAATTTTGAAAGTTTGCCTGTGCAATAATTCAAAATTGTATAAAAACCATTGAAAAACCGTCGATTTCTGCAAGTCTTAAAGCTCAATCTTGCCGTAAAGCGTAGCGTTTCTTTCTGTTTCAACCGCTTCCTTAGAGAATTCGCCTGCATCTGACGCAGTATTTTCAACAGCAGTCTGCGAACGCTTGTACTCTCTTTCAAAAGATGTCGAGAAACCGGTACTCTGCTTGTATGAGCGGTTTGTACCGTTGCCGTTTCTTCTTCCGCCCTTGCGGTCGTTTCTTCTGTTGTTATCTCTGTGGGGCTGAGAAGCCGAGATAACGACCTTTCTGTAAGGCTCTTCACCTATAGAGTTGCTGTATACGCCTTCAATCTCAGCGACCTTGCTGTGAATGATACGGCGCTCATAAGGATTCATAGGCTCAAGGGTAATGCGTCTGCCCTGACGAAGCACCTTATTAGCGGTACGTTCTGCAAGCGACTTGAGAGTTTCCTCTCTCTTATCCCTGTAGCCGTTGCAATCAACTGTGATACGGCAGTAAGGCTCATCGTGACGGTTGCTTGCAAGAATTGCAAGGTACTGTAAAGAGTCGAGTGTTTCGCCTCTTCTGCCGATTACGATACCAAGCTTTTCGCCTAC
This window of the [Eubacterium] siraeum genome carries:
- a CDS encoding KH domain-containing protein, with the translated sequence MRIDGKDRLMKKIYTGKSLDELKALAISEIKELGVDEADIKITVVEEPVKKLFGKKGDYKIEVEFETVTEAAPAAADETAPAEAAEATPAVTDADHTEKVAMAAAYLEKVLTALGVEDFKVNIIEKEDITVLDIVGEKLGIVIGRRGETLDSLQYLAILASNRHDEPYCRITVDCNGYRDKREETLKSLAERTANKVLRQGRRITLEPMNPYERRIIHSKVAEIEGVYSNSIGEEPYRKVVISASQPHRDNNRRNDRKGGRRNGNGTNRSYKQSTGFSTSFEREYKRSQTAVENTASDAGEFSKEAVETERNATLYGKIEL